From Salinirubellus salinus, the proteins below share one genomic window:
- a CDS encoding pyridoxal phosphate-dependent aminotransferase, with protein sequence MEFDFAARVGRVEPSATIAISNLAGELEADGVDVVDLSVGEPDFPTPENVVEAGKAAMDAGHTGYTSSNGIPALREAISEKLAADGLDYGTDEIIVTPGGKQALYEVFQTLIDDGDEVVLLDPAWVSYEAMAKLAGGSLSRVDLAPHDFQLEPALDDLAETVSDDTELLVVNSPSNPTGAVFSDAALEGVRDLAVEHDVTVISDEIYKEITYGVEATSLGSLDGMGDRTVTLNGFSKAYSMTGWRLGYFAAPKPIVEQASKLHSHSVTCAVNFVQHAGVEALTNTDDAVTEMRDAFDERREMLVDRLDEAGVDVAVPDGAFYMMLPVDGSRAGSDPDDDHAWCEAAIEEAHVATVPGSAFNAPGHARISYAASEERLREAVERLVDADLF encoded by the coding sequence ATGGAATTCGACTTCGCAGCACGCGTCGGCAGAGTAGAACCGTCCGCGACCATCGCCATCTCCAACCTCGCCGGGGAACTGGAGGCCGACGGGGTGGACGTGGTGGACCTCTCGGTGGGAGAACCTGACTTCCCCACTCCGGAGAACGTCGTCGAGGCCGGGAAGGCCGCGATGGACGCCGGGCACACGGGCTACACGTCCTCGAACGGCATCCCCGCGCTCCGCGAGGCCATCAGCGAGAAGCTCGCGGCCGACGGCCTCGACTACGGCACCGACGAGATCATCGTCACGCCCGGCGGCAAACAGGCACTCTACGAGGTGTTCCAGACGCTCATCGACGACGGGGACGAGGTCGTCCTGCTCGACCCCGCGTGGGTCAGCTACGAGGCGATGGCGAAGCTCGCGGGCGGCTCGCTCTCGCGCGTGGACCTCGCGCCCCACGACTTCCAGCTGGAGCCCGCACTCGACGACCTCGCCGAGACGGTCTCCGACGACACGGAGCTCCTCGTCGTCAACTCCCCGTCGAACCCGACGGGTGCCGTCTTCTCCGACGCCGCGCTGGAGGGCGTCCGTGACCTCGCCGTCGAACACGACGTCACCGTCATCTCCGACGAGATATACAAGGAGATCACCTACGGCGTCGAGGCCACCTCGCTCGGGAGCCTCGACGGGATGGGTGACCGGACGGTCACGCTCAACGGCTTCTCGAAGGCCTACTCGATGACCGGGTGGCGCCTGGGCTACTTCGCCGCACCGAAGCCCATCGTCGAGCAGGCCAGCAAACTCCACAGCCACTCGGTGACCTGCGCAGTGAACTTCGTGCAGCACGCGGGCGTGGAGGCGCTCACGAACACCGACGACGCGGTCACGGAGATGCGTGACGCGTTCGACGAGCGCCGCGAGATGCTCGTCGACCGCCTCGACGAGGCGGGCGTCGACGTCGCCGTCCCCGACGGCGCGTTCTACATGATGCTCCCCGTCGACGGCTCGAGGGCCGGCAGCGACCCCGACGACGACCACGCGTGGTGCGAGGCCGCCATCGAGGAGGCCCACGTAGCCACGGTGCCGGGGAGCGCGTTCAACGCGCCGGGGCACGCCCGTATCTCCTACGCCGCGAGCGAGGAGCGGCTCCGCGAGGCCGTCGAGCGGCTCGTCGACGCGGACCTGTTCTGA
- a CDS encoding DHH family phosphoesterase — MTHSSDAGGAGETVPDRGTTVYDLAPGCTLEDVSAGNHYHATVNGVVEYGVFVDLSASLSGLVHVSELDGTYDVGDELIVELLEVRENGDLSFAERDLDDYVTESVDAGGDVDVADLRDSVGRTVTIEGRVVQVKQTGGPTIFHVADGTGIVPGAAFEEAGVRAHPEVGREDVVRVVGEVETRDGALQLEVESLSRLRGEAEAEVTDRLEARLEERAEPAEVDPLVEWEAFEKLRPGLEAIASRLRRAVLGGRPIRMRHHADGDGMCASIPLQAALENFVASVHEDPDAPRHLLKRLPSKAPFYEMEDVTRDLNFALEDEERHGQRLPLLLMLDNGSTEEDTPAYRAVKQYDIPVLVVDHHHPDPDAVAPLVEEHVNPYLHDEDYRITTGMMCVELARLIDPDLTEDLRHIPAVAGLSDRSRAETMDEFLALADEAGYSEDDLERVGEALDYAAHFLRYNDGRSFINDVLNVACDDEERHRELVEFLSSRAERDVQRQLGDAMPHVEHEDLPNGAHLYRLDVDEHAHRFTYPAPGKTTGRIHDEKVLETGDPVITIGYGPDFAVLRSDGVRLDIPQMVTELSEELPGAGVSGGGHLVVGSIKFVSGTRETVLDALVEKMGEAELDEELRSTLVRDDD; from the coding sequence ATGACGCACTCTTCCGACGCCGGCGGCGCCGGCGAGACGGTCCCTGACCGGGGGACCACTGTCTACGACCTCGCTCCCGGTTGCACCTTGGAGGACGTGTCGGCCGGAAATCACTACCACGCGACCGTCAACGGTGTCGTCGAGTACGGTGTCTTCGTCGACCTCTCGGCGAGCCTCTCCGGGCTCGTCCACGTCTCGGAACTCGACGGGACCTACGACGTCGGCGACGAACTAATCGTGGAACTGCTCGAGGTCCGCGAGAACGGCGACCTCTCGTTCGCCGAACGGGACCTGGACGACTACGTGACCGAGTCCGTGGACGCCGGCGGCGACGTCGACGTGGCCGACCTCCGGGACTCCGTGGGACGGACCGTCACCATCGAGGGCCGTGTCGTGCAGGTCAAGCAGACCGGCGGACCGACCATCTTCCACGTCGCCGACGGCACCGGTATCGTCCCGGGCGCGGCGTTCGAGGAGGCCGGCGTCCGTGCGCACCCCGAGGTCGGCCGCGAGGACGTCGTCCGCGTCGTGGGCGAGGTCGAGACCCGCGACGGCGCACTCCAGCTGGAGGTCGAGTCCCTCTCGCGCCTCCGTGGTGAGGCCGAGGCCGAGGTGACCGACCGACTGGAGGCCCGGCTGGAAGAGCGGGCCGAACCCGCCGAGGTCGACCCGCTCGTGGAGTGGGAGGCGTTCGAGAAACTCCGCCCCGGGCTGGAGGCCATCGCCAGCCGGCTCCGCCGTGCGGTGCTCGGCGGCCGCCCCATCCGGATGCGACACCACGCGGACGGCGACGGGATGTGCGCCTCCATCCCGCTGCAGGCGGCACTCGAGAACTTCGTCGCCTCGGTCCACGAGGACCCCGACGCGCCGCGACACCTGCTGAAGCGGCTCCCCTCGAAGGCGCCGTTCTACGAGATGGAGGACGTGACGCGCGACCTGAACTTCGCGCTGGAGGACGAGGAGCGCCACGGCCAGCGCCTCCCGCTCCTCCTGATGCTCGACAACGGCTCGACGGAGGAGGACACGCCGGCGTACCGCGCGGTCAAGCAGTACGACATCCCGGTCCTCGTCGTCGACCACCACCACCCCGACCCGGACGCGGTGGCGCCGCTCGTCGAGGAGCACGTCAACCCCTACCTCCACGACGAGGACTACCGCATCACGACGGGGATGATGTGTGTCGAACTCGCGCGGCTCATCGACCCCGACCTGACCGAGGACCTGCGGCACATCCCGGCCGTCGCGGGCCTCTCGGACCGCTCGCGCGCCGAGACGATGGACGAGTTCCTCGCGCTGGCCGACGAGGCCGGCTACTCCGAGGACGACCTCGAACGGGTCGGCGAGGCGCTCGACTACGCCGCACACTTCCTCCGGTACAACGACGGCCGCTCGTTCATCAACGACGTGCTGAACGTGGCGTGCGACGACGAGGAGCGCCACCGCGAACTCGTCGAGTTCCTCTCCTCGCGTGCCGAGCGCGACGTACAGCGACAACTCGGCGACGCGATGCCCCACGTCGAACACGAGGACCTGCCCAACGGCGCGCACCTCTACCGCCTCGACGTGGACGAGCACGCCCACCGGTTCACCTACCCGGCGCCCGGTAAGACGACCGGTCGGATCCACGACGAGAAGGTGCTGGAGACGGGGGACCCGGTCATCACCATCGGCTACGGGCCGGACTTCGCGGTGCTCCGTTCCGACGGCGTCCGCCTCGACATCCCGCAGATGGTGACGGAACTCTCCGAGGAACTGCCCGGCGCCGGCGTCTCTGGTGGGGGGCACCTCGTCGTCGGCTCCATCAAGTTCGTCTCCGGCACCCGCGAGACGGTGCTGGACGCGCTGGTGGAGAAGATGGGCGAGGCGGAACTCGACGAGGAGCTCCGTTCGACGCTCGTCCGGGACGACGACTGA
- a CDS encoding 5-(carboxyamino)imidazole ribonucleotide synthase, which produces MELTSPGPTLGVVGGGQLGRMLGEAAGPLGVELVVSDPTPDCPASPVVRDQVVGAFDDYETLRELAERADVLTYEIELADPDTLARVSEETGTPVHPDPDTLRTIQDKLRQNESYAAAGIPTPEFRRVDDVADLRAAGEELGWPVMLKAREGGYDGRGNLPCEGPEDADAALAEVGGENAVAEAMVPFERELAVIGCRGPDGIDTFPVTETVHREEILRESVSPARTDEATLERAEEVAREVLGTLDGRGVYGIELFECASPRDADASIERSDPRAGDILVNEVAPRPHNSGHWTIEGCDVSQFEQHVRAVVGLPLGSTRRRAPTVSANILGDVDETRPARLAGADEALSVPRLAMHWYGKRDVRPLRKMGHVTLSGEGDEDVDELLDAVRTVRDGLTFR; this is translated from the coding sequence ATGGAACTCACGTCGCCCGGTCCGACCCTCGGCGTGGTCGGAGGCGGGCAACTCGGCCGGATGCTCGGCGAGGCGGCCGGACCGCTCGGCGTCGAACTCGTCGTCTCCGACCCGACTCCCGACTGCCCCGCGAGTCCCGTCGTCCGCGACCAGGTCGTCGGCGCGTTCGACGACTACGAGACGCTCCGCGAACTCGCCGAGCGCGCGGACGTGCTGACCTACGAGATCGAACTCGCGGACCCGGACACGCTCGCGCGGGTGAGCGAGGAGACGGGGACACCGGTCCACCCGGACCCGGACACCCTGCGGACGATACAGGACAAACTCCGACAGAACGAGTCCTACGCCGCGGCGGGGATCCCCACCCCGGAGTTCCGTCGCGTCGACGACGTCGCGGACCTCCGTGCCGCGGGCGAGGAGCTCGGCTGGCCGGTGATGCTGAAGGCCCGCGAAGGCGGGTACGACGGGCGCGGGAACCTCCCCTGCGAGGGCCCCGAGGACGCCGACGCCGCGCTCGCCGAGGTCGGCGGGGAGAACGCCGTGGCCGAGGCGATGGTCCCGTTCGAGCGTGAACTCGCGGTCATCGGCTGCCGCGGCCCGGACGGTATCGACACGTTCCCCGTGACCGAGACCGTCCACCGGGAGGAGATACTCCGTGAGAGCGTCTCGCCGGCGCGGACCGACGAGGCGACGCTGGAACGCGCCGAGGAGGTGGCGCGTGAGGTACTGGGGACGCTCGACGGTCGGGGCGTCTACGGCATCGAACTGTTCGAGTGCGCGTCGCCACGCGACGCGGATGCGAGCATTGAGCGGAGCGACCCGCGAGCGGGTGACATCCTCGTCAACGAGGTCGCCCCCCGCCCACACAACTCCGGCCACTGGACCATCGAGGGGTGTGACGTCTCGCAGTTCGAACAGCACGTCCGCGCGGTGGTCGGCCTGCCGCTCGGGAGCACGCGCCGACGCGCGCCCACGGTGTCGGCGAACATCCTCGGGGACGTGGACGAGACACGCCCCGCACGACTCGCCGGGGCGGACGAGGCGCTCTCGGTCCCGCGGCTGGCGATGCACTGGTACGGCAAGCGCGACGTGCGGCCGCTGCGGAAGATGGGCCACGTCACGTTGTCCGGCGAGGGAGACGAGGACGTGGACGAACTACTCGACGCGGTGCGCACGGTCCGCGACGGTCTGACGTTCCGCTGA
- a CDS encoding NADH-quinone oxidoreductase subunit B: protein MSSEDIQTTQEARMGEGVDNRFNSKLREAFGSSPFILTKFDKFMNWVRGSSMFMLQFGIACCSIEMMHTYAVKHDLDRFGAGVPRASPRQADVIIVPGTIVSKFAPRMKRVYDQMPEPKFVVGMGSCTISGGPFQEGYNVIKGAEEVIPVDIHVPGCPPRPEALVYGIAKLQERIANGETSPVTVKPYELEQFGDLDRDELVQHLASEIDEEDLVMRYNWADSP, encoded by the coding sequence ATGAGTTCCGAAGACATACAGACGACGCAGGAAGCCCGCATGGGCGAGGGCGTCGACAACCGATTCAACTCGAAACTGCGTGAGGCGTTCGGCTCCTCGCCGTTCATCCTCACGAAGTTCGACAAGTTCATGAACTGGGTGCGGGGCTCCTCGATGTTCATGCTGCAGTTCGGCATCGCCTGCTGCAGCATCGAGATGATGCACACCTACGCGGTCAAGCACGACCTCGACCGCTTCGGTGCCGGTGTCCCCCGCGCGTCGCCGCGCCAGGCGGACGTCATCATCGTTCCGGGGACCATCGTCTCGAAGTTCGCCCCGCGGATGAAGCGCGTCTACGACCAGATGCCCGAGCCGAAGTTCGTCGTCGGGATGGGCTCCTGTACCATCTCCGGTGGCCCCTTCCAGGAGGGCTACAACGTCATCAAGGGTGCCGAGGAGGTCATCCCGGTGGACATCCACGTCCCCGGCTGCCCGCCCCGCCCCGAGGCGCTGGTCTACGGCATCGCGAAACTCCAGGAACGTATCGCCAACGGCGAGACGTCGCCGGTCACGGTCAAGCCGTACGAACTCGAGCAGTTCGGTGACCTCGACCGCGACGAACTCGTCCAGCACCTCGCCAGCGAGATCGACGAGGAGGACCTCGTCATGCGCTACAACTGGGCCGATTCGCCATGA
- a CDS encoding hemolysin family protein, which produces MNAVEIGLRLTAGVLLILANGFFVAIEFALTRARQFTEEEFVDGDARLERAWEMTQDLELYLTTCQVGITASSIAVGIVAEPALAALFEPLFGGTPLATIGAGALIAYFIINLVHLTHGEQTPTYLGVERSRWVCRYGAAPLYYFYVIISPIITLGDWVAKGTLRLFGVEMTGAWLEAEEDAIESRAQLRNRVSSLLERGELSGERHDEVLAALEAGTTEVREVMVAEEDVVALSTAVSVEENLERMSGTPHTRFPLVGDDADDFVGIVYVPSVVEHVDALKDGELSFADIAAPPMTISANTSISDAIDQFQAESQELALVLSEGEVVGLLTATDALEAVVGDLEDPLDGSSGAGTDAGATPS; this is translated from the coding sequence ATGAACGCAGTCGAGATCGGGCTCCGCCTGACCGCCGGCGTACTGCTCATCCTCGCCAACGGCTTCTTCGTCGCCATCGAGTTCGCGTTGACGCGTGCGCGCCAGTTCACGGAGGAGGAGTTCGTGGACGGCGACGCTCGACTCGAGCGAGCCTGGGAGATGACCCAGGACCTCGAACTCTACCTGACGACCTGTCAGGTCGGCATCACCGCGTCGAGTATCGCGGTCGGTATCGTCGCGGAACCCGCACTGGCGGCGCTGTTCGAACCGCTGTTCGGCGGCACGCCGCTGGCGACCATCGGGGCCGGCGCGCTCATCGCGTACTTCATCATCAACCTCGTCCACCTGACCCACGGCGAGCAGACCCCCACGTACCTCGGGGTCGAGCGCTCGCGGTGGGTCTGTCGCTACGGAGCCGCGCCGCTCTACTACTTCTACGTGATCATCTCGCCCATCATCACGCTGGGTGACTGGGTGGCGAAAGGGACCCTTCGCCTGTTCGGCGTCGAGATGACCGGCGCGTGGCTCGAGGCCGAGGAGGACGCCATCGAGTCGCGCGCCCAGCTCCGCAACCGCGTCAGTTCGCTGCTCGAGCGCGGTGAACTCTCCGGGGAGCGGCACGACGAGGTGCTGGCCGCGCTGGAGGCCGGGACGACCGAGGTCCGCGAGGTGATGGTGGCCGAGGAGGACGTGGTCGCGCTCTCGACGGCCGTGTCGGTCGAGGAGAACCTCGAACGGATGTCCGGCACACCCCACACCCGATTTCCACTCGTCGGCGACGACGCCGACGACTTCGTCGGTATCGTCTACGTCCCGAGCGTGGTCGAGCACGTCGACGCCCTGAAAGACGGCGAGCTGTCGTTCGCCGACATCGCGGCCCCGCCGATGACCATCTCGGCGAACACCTCCATCAGCGACGCCATCGACCAGTTCCAGGCCGAGAGTCAGGAACTCGCGCTGGTGCTCTCGGAGGGTGAGGTGGTCGGTCTGCTCACGGCCACCGACGCGCTGGAGGCCGTCGTGGGCGACCTGGAGGACCCGCTCGACGGGTCGTCCGGAGCGGGGACCGACGCCGGGGCCACCCCCTCCTGA
- a CDS encoding flippase activity-associated protein Agl23 — protein sequence MAARTDDSDYLHSLSVLDRVPYLGDADDATRGVVLTVVAGLLLRLVALGARPAHFDEGRVAYFTEYFVRTGAFEYRSIIHGPFIQHVNAALFPVLGPTDFASRLVVALVGAALPATALLLRHRLRDTETVALALFLALNPVLLYYSRFSRSSILVAGFMFGAFALFVYAYDTRDVRPFYLGTLLVGFGFASKENAILYVLCWLGAGALVADRALFGPRDYDGGSDRVRALYARTRDRGDGETVVRVASHAILASVLLLVVVLFFYAPRGAGSPVEVGGQPVGLYGLLSNPGAFGGVLDATIGDIEKIAYWFEQSGSEGGEALTVSGLVDKFVNFGGQTLETYAYYAAALGTFGVLGFLYERYGAARPRPFVMFASYWAFASAIGYPIGTDIYGAWITVNVLVPLAIPAAVTLAALYRVGWESFADDDRVSVGLVAVLFLLVGGQLAVATANGVYLNDDTADGMVQYAQPSDSMRQATEAMREAERSGADPAVLVYGDLYVDNEDDFVGLGNDDIRVPLHPQCMKFFPSLSLPWYHYKDDIGTVCASNSTQFDEAYAGEPPVVLAPVVHESFLDERLEGYEKSTFYLRTAAGDRKETLLYVRAEE from the coding sequence ATGGCCGCCCGAACCGACGACAGCGACTACCTCCACTCGCTCTCGGTCCTCGACCGCGTACCCTACCTCGGCGACGCGGACGACGCCACCCGCGGTGTCGTCCTCACCGTCGTCGCCGGACTCCTCCTCCGACTGGTCGCGCTGGGTGCGCGCCCGGCCCACTTCGACGAGGGACGGGTCGCGTACTTCACCGAGTACTTCGTGCGCACCGGTGCGTTCGAGTACCGCTCCATCATCCACGGCCCGTTCATCCAGCACGTCAACGCCGCGCTGTTCCCCGTCCTCGGTCCCACGGACTTCGCGTCACGGCTCGTCGTCGCCCTCGTCGGCGCGGCCCTCCCCGCCACCGCCCTCCTCCTGCGACACCGCCTGCGCGACACGGAGACCGTCGCGCTCGCGCTGTTCCTCGCACTCAACCCCGTCCTGCTCTACTACTCGCGGTTCTCGCGGTCGTCCATCCTCGTCGCCGGGTTCATGTTCGGCGCGTTCGCGCTGTTCGTCTACGCCTACGACACCCGCGACGTGCGCCCGTTCTACCTCGGGACGCTCCTGGTGGGCTTCGGCTTCGCCTCGAAGGAGAACGCCATCCTCTACGTGCTCTGTTGGCTCGGCGCCGGTGCGCTCGTCGCCGACCGCGCGCTGTTCGGCCCCCGCGACTACGACGGGGGGAGCGACCGCGTCCGGGCGCTCTACGCCCGAACACGTGACCGGGGCGACGGCGAGACGGTCGTCCGCGTGGCCTCGCACGCCATCCTCGCGAGCGTCCTGCTCCTCGTCGTCGTCCTGTTCTTCTACGCCCCCCGTGGGGCCGGGTCGCCGGTCGAGGTGGGCGGCCAGCCCGTCGGCCTGTACGGCCTGCTCTCGAATCCCGGTGCGTTCGGGGGGGTGCTGGACGCCACCATCGGCGACATCGAGAAGATCGCCTACTGGTTCGAGCAGTCGGGGAGCGAGGGCGGCGAGGCGCTGACCGTCAGTGGACTCGTCGACAAGTTCGTCAACTTCGGCGGGCAGACCCTCGAGACGTACGCCTACTACGCGGCCGCGCTCGGGACGTTCGGCGTCCTCGGGTTCCTGTACGAGCGGTACGGCGCCGCGCGCCCCCGGCCGTTCGTGATGTTCGCGTCCTACTGGGCGTTCGCGTCGGCCATCGGCTATCCCATCGGGACGGACATCTACGGCGCGTGGATCACGGTGAACGTCCTCGTCCCGCTCGCCATCCCGGCTGCGGTGACGCTGGCCGCACTCTACCGCGTCGGCTGGGAGTCGTTCGCCGACGACGACCGGGTCTCGGTCGGTCTGGTCGCCGTCCTCTTCCTGCTGGTCGGCGGGCAACTGGCCGTCGCCACTGCCAACGGCGTCTACCTGAACGACGACACGGCCGACGGGATGGTCCAGTACGCCCAGCCGAGCGACTCGATGCGGCAGGCGACCGAGGCGATGCGCGAGGCCGAGCGGAGCGGCGCCGACCCCGCCGTGCTCGTCTACGGTGACCTCTACGTCGACAACGAGGACGACTTCGTCGGGCTCGGGAACGACGACATCAGGGTCCCGCTGCACCCACAGTGTATGAAGTTCTTCCCGTCGCTCTCGCTCCCGTGGTACCACTACAAGGACGACATCGGTACGGTGTGTGCGAGCAACAGCACACAGTTCGACGAGGCCTACGCCGGTGAACCACCGGTCGTCCTCGCGCCCGTCGTCCACGAGTCGTTCCTCGACGAGCGACTCGAGGGCTACGAGAAGTCGACGTTCTACCTCCGGACCGCCGCGGGCGACCGGAAGGAGACACTACTGTACGTCCGGGCCGAGGAGTGA
- a CDS encoding NADH-quinone oxidoreductase subunit A translates to MSNPWIAIGALALVGLLVPLVMVGASSLLRPSVPEQGKRAVYESGEVPTGNTRIRFNIQYYMVALLFVIFDIETVLIFPWTVIYRDAVSSAGIVPVLVPMLVFIGVLVVGLAWAWRNGAVRWVKSPRADRRETAE, encoded by the coding sequence GTGAGCAATCCATGGATCGCTATCGGTGCGCTCGCGCTGGTGGGACTCCTCGTACCCCTCGTCATGGTGGGTGCGTCGAGTCTCCTCCGCCCGAGTGTTCCGGAGCAAGGTAAACGCGCCGTCTACGAGTCCGGCGAAGTCCCGACGGGCAACACGCGCATCCGCTTCAACATCCAGTACTACATGGTGGCGCTGTTGTTCGTCATCTTCGACATCGAGACCGTCCTCATCTTCCCGTGGACGGTCATCTACCGGGACGCCGTGTCCTCGGCCGGCATCGTGCCGGTACTGGTACCGATGCTCGTGTTCATCGGCGTCCTCGTCGTCGGTCTGGCGTGGGCGTGGCGTAACGGCGCCGTCCGCTGGGTCAAGAGCCCGCGGGCGGACCGCAGAGAGACCGCAGAGTAA
- a CDS encoding DUF7344 domain-containing protein yields the protein MVEHNESGRPAEASADVHALRCGRAVMELSLDAVFTVLATRRRRVLLRVLADADACSIDDLVEWVTTRERQLGDGDPDREVVRAELERVHLPMLADHRIVDYDERGGDVRYYGHPVVEEYLQHAAGFE from the coding sequence ATGGTCGAGCACAACGAGAGCGGCCGCCCCGCCGAGGCGAGTGCCGACGTCCACGCCCTGCGCTGTGGCCGGGCGGTGATGGAACTGTCGCTCGACGCGGTGTTCACCGTCCTCGCCACTCGACGCCGACGGGTCCTCCTCCGAGTGCTGGCCGACGCCGACGCCTGCAGTATCGACGACCTCGTCGAGTGGGTGACGACCCGCGAGCGACAGCTCGGTGACGGCGACCCCGACCGCGAGGTGGTGCGCGCCGAACTCGAGCGGGTGCACCTCCCGATGCTCGCGGACCACCGCATCGTCGACTACGACGAGCGCGGGGGCGACGTCCGGTACTACGGCCACCCGGTGGTGGAGGAGTACCTCCAGCACGCGGCGGGCTTCGAGTGA
- the purE gene encoding 5-(carboxyamino)imidazole ribonucleotide mutase: MSDAVQSLVDDLRAEAERDRPTEETPEVGIVMGSDSDLPVMDGAYDALTELGFEEVTDDDDPPEARFTFETYVVSAHRTPNLMYAYAETARERGLDVLIAGAGGKSADLPNMTASIAYPLPVIGVPVQEKSVSSVIGMPTGAPLVAVDAGKSFNAALSAVQVLARAHPELETRLEAYHEALQDGVGTVSRELHERGTATFRASRK, translated from the coding sequence ATGAGCGACGCCGTGCAGTCTCTGGTCGACGACCTGCGTGCCGAAGCCGAGCGCGACCGCCCGACCGAGGAGACCCCCGAGGTCGGTATCGTGATGGGGTCGGACTCGGACCTGCCCGTGATGGACGGGGCGTACGACGCCCTGACCGAACTCGGGTTCGAGGAGGTCACCGACGACGACGACCCGCCCGAGGCGCGATTCACGTTCGAGACCTACGTCGTGAGCGCGCATCGCACGCCCAACCTGATGTACGCCTACGCGGAGACCGCTCGGGAACGGGGCCTCGACGTGCTCATCGCCGGCGCCGGGGGCAAGAGCGCGGACCTGCCGAACATGACGGCGAGCATCGCGTACCCGCTGCCCGTCATCGGGGTCCCGGTCCAGGAGAAGAGCGTCTCGTCGGTCATCGGGATGCCGACGGGCGCGCCGCTGGTGGCGGTGGACGCGGGCAAGTCGTTCAACGCCGCGCTGTCCGCCGTGCAGGTGCTCGCCCGCGCGCACCCAGAACTGGAGACGCGGCTGGAAGCGTACCACGAGGCCCTGCAGGACGGCGTCGGGACGGTCTCCCGGGAACTCCACGAGCGTGGCACCGCGACGTTCCGAGCCTCGCGGAAGTGA
- the ribH gene encoding 6,7-dimethyl-8-ribityllumazine synthase, translated as MVRLGLVVSQYNKEAPVTHRMADAAREAAAARDAEIVDTIEVPGVYETPLAADRLARREDVQAVAVLGAIITGDTDHDQAIGHAAAQQISRVSLDRDTPVTLGITGPGQSAAEAVERTDKGAEAVDSAIDMVEALA; from the coding sequence ATGGTCAGACTCGGACTCGTCGTCTCCCAGTACAACAAGGAGGCGCCGGTCACGCATCGGATGGCCGACGCCGCCCGCGAGGCGGCCGCCGCACGCGACGCCGAGATCGTCGACACCATCGAGGTGCCGGGGGTCTACGAGACGCCGCTCGCGGCCGACCGCCTCGCACGGCGCGAGGACGTGCAGGCCGTCGCGGTGCTCGGTGCGATAATCACCGGCGACACGGACCACGACCAGGCAATCGGGCACGCCGCGGCCCAGCAGATCAGTCGGGTCTCGCTCGACCGGGACACCCCCGTCACGCTCGGCATCACCGGGCCGGGGCAGTCCGCGGCCGAAGCGGTAGAGCGAACCGACAAGGGGGCGGAAGCGGTAGACAGCGCCATCGACATGGTGGAGGCACTCGCATGA